The Brassica napus cultivar Da-Ae chromosome C1, Da-Ae, whole genome shotgun sequence DNA segment ATGCACCatttcccgtttttctttttaacgACGACGGGGTTTGAAAGCCACTCCGGGTACCGTACTTCGGCGATGAAACCTGCGTCGAGCAACCTATCAACTTCCTCATTTACTGCTGTGGACCGTTCGGGTCCGAGCTTCTGCCTCTTCTGTCGAATAGGTTTGAACGCCGGATCGACGTTTAATTTGTGAGATGTTATTGCGGGGTCTATACCCTTCATATCAGAAGTTACCCATGCAAAGGTTGAGGCATTCTCTTTGAGGAAAGAAATGATTAATGACTGCAGATCGTCGGAGAGATAAGCGCCAATGCGCACGACCTTCGATGGGTCAGCTCCATCGATGGGAACCTCGTGGATTTCTTCCTTCTGAGGGTAGATCTTAGGTATTGGTTTGGTGACTGCGTTGAAGAGAGAAGGTGATTGTTGTAGCTTGACCGCGGCGATAAGTAGCTCTCTTGCGGCTCGTTGGTCCCCGCGAATCGTCTGGGTCGTTCCGTCTTTCCCAGGGAACTTAACACATTGGTGATAGGTGGAGGGAATGGCTTTCATGGAGTGTAACCAAGGCGTTCCGAGGATTGCGTTGTAGGGCGCCCTAGCCCGGATAACAGAGAACTTAACAGTGCGGGTCACATCACCTGCGTAAACTGGGAGACGAATTGTCCCAATCATCTGTTCCGAGGAGCCATTGAATCCCGTGAGAGTGCGTGAGGAGGGCTTCATGTCGCGCAGGTCGACTCCCATCTTGTCGAGTGTGTCCCGAAAGATAAGGTCGACTGAGCTGCCTGTGTCGACGAGAACCATCGTGACCTGGCATTTGCCAATTCTGATATCGATTAGGAGTGGGTCGTTATGCGGCATGCTGATGCCGTGAGTGTCGGCCGCCGAGAAAGAGATTTGATGGTCTGCTTCGACTTGCGAAGGCCACTTTTGAGCGGTGATGGCTTGTCGCCTGTAATCTTTAACTGCTCTTACCGAGTCCCCGCAAGGAGGTTAACCACCCATTATGACATTGAGGTGCGGGGTGTTCGTAACTTTCATCAATTCCCGTTGAGCTTGTCGTTTCGCTTCAAGGCATGGTCGCCAATCATGTTGCTTGGGCTGACTAAGCTTGGCGCGTAAGTCTTCGGCTTTGGAGTTGATCTGCTCATGTAAATCTGCGGGCTGAGGTTAAAGGTGTAGAGCAGCTCCGGTGCGGGTAGTCTTTCTTGCTTTAGACTCGTCGAGGGACGTCCTGAGGTCTGCCTCGTTCTTTTGTATCATTTCGGCCTTCCGCTTCAGAAATGTGCATAAGTCCTTGGAATCTGTTTTTCAGCCCAATTTTTTGCGCAAGTCCGTTGGTACCGGCGGAATTTCGTCATCCGAGGAATCAGCTTGCCGGGGGAGTGTCACTTCCACCCGTCGTCGGTTCTTAGGTGGTTCTTCATCAGTTGATTAGCCTTCGAGGTTGAGATTGTTTACTGTGGTTTTCTCTGGATTAGTTTGCTCTTCTCTCTGAGGGGCTTTTGCTTGAGACTTCtgaatcttcttctctttgtttttgctCCAACTCTTATTGTTTTTCGGCTTCTGCGGAGATTTAATCTCGATTTTCCCGCTTTGGATGGATTTGAGGAAGTGTCCGTATAAGACTTTGCAATCCTTCGTATCATGTGATTTGACCTCATGATAGGAACACCATTTACTCGGCTCGACGGGGTTCGAGTTTGCTGGTTCGGGGGTGCTAGACTTTGGCTGGCTGGTATATCGATCCCAATGATTCCATCCCTTCTCTCGCGCCATTGCGGCGGAACCCGATGGTTCGCCGTCGTCTATAGCATTCATGTAGCCCTTCTTCTGGTTAGGCTTGCCACTTGTGGAATGTTGGCGCGGTTCTTGACGAGCGTTGTCCGTCCGGGCGGGAGTCTGTTTTCCTGCAGCTTCTTTGGCCGCCTTGGCCCTAGTATCCTCCTCCATTCGAATGAAGTTATTGGATCGAGCGATGGCATCTGGTACTGATCTCGTCGGGTGTCGGTAAAGGTCAGCCCGAAATGGTGACTTAATGTGGAGGGTGTTCATCAACGACTCCACGGCTATATGATCTGGTACGTCGACTTTCGAGACAATGGATTTGAACTTCTCCATAAAATCTCTCAAGCTATGCCCGTTTGCGTGGTTGAGATTCCAAAGATCCGTGGCGGTGGCTTCTTGTCGAGTGCACATGATGTAATTTTTGAGGAAAGCCGTCGCGAGGTCGTGAAAATTATCAACGGAGTTCTCCTGAAGACCTGTGAACCAGTTAAAAGCGATgccttctagggtttcgatgAAAAGTAGACAAAAGCCGGCGTCTTTTTCTTCATCAGAGAGGTTCGCGCGTCGCATCGCGATATTGAAGGATATAACGTGAGAAGAAGGGTCGGATACACCGTCGAAGGTTGGAAGACTGAGCTTTTCCATCTTTCGGAGGCGGACCTTCGTTATCTTTTCGGTGAACGGTGTCCGGAGAGATTCTGCTAGGACTCGCTCGATCTGAGGGGCGGACGTGGTGACATGATGAATCTTGGAGTTTATGTTCAGCACCGACTGT contains these protein-coding regions:
- the LOC106413162 gene encoding uncharacterized protein LOC106413162; translation: MATSNDGSSSGEDREAAEVTPASFPVAPTPLQPASIETIMARLAQQDAAQKAATDQIAALAKILAPLAANMEASTVQYRRHLFNTERATGAAPTQTANQDVADDDVAQTPVGLDAQTINELAALEQSVLNINSKIHHVTTSAPQIERVLAESLRTPFTEKITKVRLRKMEKLSLPTFDGVSDPSSHVISFNIAMRRANLSDEEKDAGFCLLFIETLEGIAFNWFTGLQENSVDNFHDLATAFLKNYIMCTRQEATATDLWNLNHANGHSLRDFMEKFKSIVSKVDVPDHIAVESLMNTLHIKSPFRADLYRHPTRSVPDAIARSNNFIRMEEDTRAKAAKEAAGKQTPARTDNARQEPRQHSTSGKPNQKKGYMNAIDDGEPSGSAAMAREKGWNHWDRYTSQPKSSTPEPANSNPVEPSKWCSYHEVKSHDTKDCKVLYGHFLKSIQSGKIEIKSPQKPKNNKSWSKNKEKKIQKSQAKAPQREEQTNPEKTTVNNLNLEG
- the LOC106413160 gene encoding uncharacterized protein LOC106413160; translation: MPHNDPLLIDIRIGKCQVTMVLVDTGSSVDLIFRDTLDKMGVDLRDMKPSSRTLTGFNGSSEQMIGTIRLPVYAGDVTRTVKFSVIRARAPYNAILGTPWLHSMKAIPSTYHQCVKFPGKDGTTQTIRGDQRAARELLIAAVKLQQSPSLFNAVTKPIPKIYPQKEEIHEVPIDGADPSKVVRIGAYLSDDLQSLIISFLKENASTFAWVTSDMKGIDPAITSHKLNVDPAFKPIRQKRQKLGPERSTAVNEEVDRLLDAGFIAEVRYPEWLSNPVVVKKKNGKWCICVDFTDLNKACPKDSYPLPHIDRLVESTAGNELLTFMDAFSGYNQIMRHTNDREKKAFITDRGTYCYKVIPFGLKNAGATYIDDMLVKSLRAKDHLNLQHYGSLH